Part of the Pseudodesulfovibrio mercurii genome is shown below.
GGCAGGATGTGGTCGGTGGTGATGTTGTCGCCGACCTTGAGCAGGACCTTGGCCTCAACGGTCTCGGGCAGGGGCTCGAAGTCCTCCAGGGCCACGATGTTGGGGCCGCGCAGGACCTCGACGGCGGAGCCGTCCTCGGGCGGGAAGACGAACAGTTCGCGGATGGACGGCACGTCCTCGGGCAGGGTGACGCGCTCGGGCGCGGGACCCCAACCGGCCGGGTCGGTGAACTCGCCGTCCAGGGCCAGGCGCGCGGCGGTCTGGGCCGAGACCAGGAATATCTGGCCGTCCTGGGTGCCGGAGCGGCCCTCGAAGTTGCGGTTGAAGGTGCGCACGGACACGCCCGCCGAGATGGGCGAGCCGCCCATGCCGATGCACGGGCCGCAGGAACATTCGAGCAGGCGCGCGCCCGCGTCCAGCAGGGGTTCGATGAGCCCCTCGCGGGAGAGCATCTTGAGGACCTGCTTGGAGCCGGGGGAGATCATCAGGTCGGTCTCGGGCGGGGTGACGTGCCCGGCCAGGATCTGGGCGGTGTTCTTGAGGTCGGAGTAGGAGGAGTTGGTGCAGGAGCCGATGGCCACCTGGTCGATCTTCTTGCCTGCCAGGTCCTTGACCCTGCAGACCTGGTCCGGCATGTGCGGCTGGGCCACCAGGGGCTCCAGGGCGGACAGGTCGATGGTGATGATCTCGTCGTACTCGGCGTCGGGGTCGGCGACCAGTTCGGTCCAGTCGTCGGCCCGGCCCATCTTGGTCAGGAAGTCGCGGGTGGTCTCGTCGGACGGGAAGATGGAGGTGGTCGCGCCCAGCTCCGCGCCCATGTTGGTGATGGTCGCGCGGTCCGGGACGGACAGGGAGGCCACGCCGGGACCGGCGTACTCGAAGACCTTGCCCACGCCGCCCTTGACGGTCAGGCGGCGGAGCAGTTCGAGGATGACGTCCTTGCCCTGGGTCCAGCCGGTCAGCTCGCCGGTCAGTTCGACCTTGACGACCTTGGGCATGGGGATGAAGTACGGCTCGCCCGCCATGGCCAGGGCCACGGACAGGCCGCCCGCGCCCATGGCCATGGCGCCGATGCCGCCGGCCGTGGGGGTGTGGGAGTCCGAGCCGATGAGCGTGGCGCCGGGCTTGGCGAAGTTCTCCAGGTGCAGCTGGTGGCAGATGCCGGTGCCCGCGGGCGAGAAGACCGCGCCCGATTTGGCGGCCACGGTGCGCAGGAAGCGGTGGTCGTCGGGGTTGCGGAAGCCCATCTGCAGGGTGTTGTGGTCCACGTAGCTGACGGACAGGTCCGTGCGGACCCGGCCGATGCCGATGGCTTCGTACTGCAGCCAGGCCATGGTCCCGGTGGCGTCCTGGGTCAGGGTCTGGTCGATGCGCAGGCCGACCTCCCGTCCGGGGACCATTTCCCCGGAGACGAGGTGCTGCTCGATGATCTTGCGGGTGATGTTCTTGCCCATGCTCTCTCCTAGAATACGTTGGGTCTCTCTCCAAGCCGTCCGGGCGCGCGGTCGCCGGGTCTCTCACCTCCCGGACGCCCCCGGTACGGGGTCATCTGCTGCGATCGGCGCGGGGCTCAGAACAGGAAGCCGTTCTTGACGCCTTCCGAGGGTTCCATGTCCGTGATGCCGAGTTTGATGCGGTGAATCTTGTTGGTCCGGAACTGGATCTCCACGTCCAGGCGCAGCTTGTCCTGCTGGGCGCGGAAGATTTCCTCGTGGTGGTAGATGCCCGCCACGGGGTCCTCCGCGGCCATGAGGTCGCGCACGGCCCGCTTGGTCTTTTCCAGTTCCAGGGTCAGCTGGGCAACCTCCGCCTCAAGGACGTCGATGTCGTCGCTCAGCCGTTTCTCACCGGATTTTGATTCGTCTGCGTGTGTCATCTTTCTGCTCGCGTTCCGGTTTGGGTTTCATCTTGCCCGTGGGCAGGGAGTTGTAGAAGTTCCAGAATTCCGGCCAGGTGGCGGTCACCTCGCCGTGGTTTTCGAGGACGATGCCGGGCACGGCGAAGGCGGCCAGGGCGCAGCCCATGGACCAGAGCGGGTCCGGGCTGAACCAGGTGCCCTCCCAGCCGGGACGGCCGGGCTTGAGGGCGATGACGTCGCCGTCGATCTCGTAGCTCGCGCCCATGCGGTCCAGGAGCTCCACGGCCACGTCGTTGTCCGCGCCGGAAAGGCGGGCGTCGCCCACCTTGAGGGCCAGAGCCAGGGCCATGGGCATGAGGTCCGGGGACGCGCCCAGGGGGATGTCGGCGGAGGCGGGCAGCTCGCCCTCCATGGTGGCCACGATGTTCTCGGTGGCCACGTCGATGCGCAGGCCCAGGGCCTTGAGCTGGTCGAGCACGCGGTCGGCCTGCTCGTTCCGGGGCCAGGCCCCCTCGACGTTGATCCGGCCGCCGCTCAGGGCGGGCAGGGCCAGGAGCATGGCGTTCAGGGGCACGGACAGGGGCAACTGCGGCTGGGCTTCGATGACCGGGACGCCGTCGGACACGGAGACCGAGTCCTTGGCGAGGTCGGCCTTGATGGAGCAGGCCTTGAGCACGGCCACGGATTCGGCCACGCGGTCGCGGGCCTCGCGGGTCAGCCCCTTGATGGTCAGCCCGCCGGGGAAGGACCATGCGGCCAGGGTCAGGGCGGCCGCGAAATCCGGGTCCACGTTGCCGGGCAGGGTCACGGACTCGTCCATGGCTCCGCCGCACTCCAGGCGCACGGGCAGGCCGGGGTTGTTCGGGTTCATGGGCACCAACCGCGCGCCGAGCGACGGCAGGACCTTGTTCAGGGAGGCCGCGTCGAGCAGCTGCAGGGAGGGCTTGCCCGTGAACTTGCACCGCCCGGCGTGGCCCAGGGCCAGGCAGAGCAGCATGTAGAAATTGAACTTGTCCTCGCCCACGAAGACCATCTTGCCCTCGAATTCCAGGGTCCGGCCGCCGTCGTTGCGGATGAAGTCGTCGTCCCAGTGGATGGGCGCGTCGACCTGCTTGAGGGCCTTGGCCAGGTCCTTGTTCGGGGCGTTCATGGTCACCGGGGACAGGGTCGCGGACGCGCCGGAGGAGGCGGCCATGGCCAGCAGCATCCGGGTGTAGCGGAAGGAGCGCGGGCCCTTGAGTCCGGCCGAGATGGGCTCCACGCGCGGGGCGAGCTTGTAACCCTCGCCCTCGAACTTCTTGCGGGCGTCGGCCAGGGAAAATTGGTTGAGCAGGGTGAAGAGCTGTTTGGTCAGCTTGGCGTCCAGGCCCAGGCGGCCAGCCGAGCGGTCGAAGGCCGCGCGCAGCAGCTTTTCGAGCTGGGGGTCCACCAGGGATTTCTGCCGGGACTTGCGCCAGGCCCCTTCCTTGCGGATGAGGAAGGCGCGCTTTTCCAGCAGGCCCAGGATCTGGTCGTCGATTTCGGCGATGTCGTTGCAGCGCTGGCCGGTGACGATCTCGGCCTTGGACGGACCGTCGTCGTCCTGGACCGGGGGTTCGGGCCTGCGGCCGAAGAAGTCGCGGTTGTCGCGCCGGGGGCCGCGTCCGGGGCCGCGCTTGTCGAACTTGCGCGGGGGGCGGCGGTCGTCGCGTCGCGGGCGGTCCGCGCCGTTGCGGGGGGATTCGTCGGAGACGCCCTCGGCGTCCCTGCGGGGGCGGTCCTCCAGGGGACCGTCTTCTTTGCGGATCTTGATCATGTCTTGCCGTCTTCCTTATGTAGATTATGGTTCCCGCCTCGACGGGAAAGGCTTCTCTAGCCCGAAAGCGCGCGATATGCAAGACCCGGTTGACCGGCGCGCCCGAGCGGCCTTTAGGTTTCCACACTGGACAAGCCGGGCCGCAAGAGGCACATTGCAATGAGACGCTCCCGGTCCATCGGGCCCGGCCCGGCGTCGTTTCGCACTGCACTTCAATTCCATGGAGGTAATAGCCATGAGGAAAGTACTGATAGCCGCGCTGCTGACGTGTTTCGTGGCCGCGGGCTACGGCTGCGCCGCCAACAAGGCCCAGCAGGGGGCCACCGTGGGCGGCCTGGCGGGCGCGACCATCGGCGCCCTGACGTTCAAGAACAAGCTCCTCGGCGCGGCCGTGGGCGCGGGCGTGGGCACGCTGGTCGGCTACATCGCGGGCAACGAGTGGGACAAGCGCGACGAGGCCGAGGTCCAGAAGACCCTGGAGACCGGCAGGTCCGACGAACCCCATACCTGGACCAACCCGGACACCGGGGCCAGCTATGCCGCCACCCCGACCCCGCCGTACATGTCCGAGAACAAGGTCTACCGCGACGTGTACATCAAGGACCAGAAGGACGGCGACACGATCATGGCCAAGGCCTGGCGCGACGACAAGGGCGTCTGGCACCTGAAGCAGTAGCCGGTCCGACCGGAAACCGACCGACCCCGAAGGGCCGCCAGCTGGCGGCCCTTTTTTTGTCCTTCCGGCCGCCGCGCCCGCTCCTTTTCATTTTTTCCCCATCTTACTCATGGACGGGGAATGTGAAGGATGCTACCTGACAATTGCGAATTTGAACAAATGACGCGGTGTTATCGCTGGCATTCGGCAATTAATTTTCATTTTTGTGATTCTGTGAGGGCCGTATGGGGACATCGGACACATTGCAGTACAAGGATGTTGAAATTCCGGCAACTCTGGCCGGGCTGATCAACCACATGGCGGACGTGGAGGGCTATCGGGAGGAACTCCACAACCTCGGCAACCAGTGGGACTTGTTGACCATCCTTGGGCAAATGAGCGGGACCGGCACGGACATGACCGGCACCCGGCAGGGATTTTTACGGCTGACCTCGGAACTGCTCAGCCAGCTCGGCCTGGAGACCCTGAAAAAGACCACCCAGGAGCTCGCGGGCAAGGCCCAGGTGGCCGTGGACATCGTCATCCGCAACCTGTTCGAACGCACGGCGGATATCGGCTTCCTGGCCACGGACGACGACATCCGCGAGTTCCTGCGCACCGCCGCAGACCTGAACGGTCAACTGGCCGAGGCCGCGCCCGGTTCGGAGGCGGAGCGCGAACTCGCGGACCTGCTCGCCGGGCACGTGGACCGGCTGGTGGCCCGATTCCGTGAGTATGTGGCCAAGTATACGGTTTATTTTAATATCATCCTCATGGACACCGAGGGAAACGTGCTGGCCCAGCTGGACCGGGACAACGACATCCGCCACTCCGCCGACCCCCTGGTGGCCGAGTCCCTGACCACCGCCGCCGAGTATGTGGAGGTCTTCCGCGAGAGCGACCTGCTCGCCGGGCGGGGGGATTCGCTCCTCTACGCCTACCGCGTGGCCGAGACCAACGAGGCCGATTCGGCCCCGCTCGGCGTGCTCTGCCTCTGTTTCCGCTTCCAGAACGAGATGGAGGGGGTCTTCCGCAACCTGGGCAGCGAGGGCGACTGGTCGGTCATGACCCTGCTGGACAGGACCGGCCGGGTCATCGCCAGCAGCGACGCCTACCACGTGCCCCTGGGCGCGGTCCTGGACTTCGACGTGGAGGCCAAGTTCACGATCACCCGCTTCGCCGGGCGGCAGTACCTGGCCAAGACCTGCGCCACCAAGGGGTACCAGGGCTTCTTCGGCCTGGGCTGGTACGGCCACGTGATGATCCCGCTGGAGCACGCCTTCAACCAGTCCGGGTCGGCCGGGCTGCGCCAGCAGGTGGACCAGGCCATCCTCGAGGCGGTCATGAACGACCCCCGGCTCTTTTCCGAAAAGCTCCGCTCCATCCCGGTCCAGGCCGAGAACATCCAGCGCGAGCTGGAGCGCACGGTCTGGAACGGCAACGTCCGGGAGAGCGACGCCCAGAGCAAGGTCCTGCTGTGGAACATCTCGGACGCGGGCGCGCGGACCAAGATGGTCTTCGAGCAGTCCATCGGCAACCTGCACGAGACCGTGGTCTCCGGCATCCTCAACGACGTCGAGTTCCAGGCCGCCCTGGCCGTGGACATCATGGACCGCAACCTCTACGAGCGGGCCAACGACTGCCGATGGTGGGCCCTGACCTCGGCCTTCCGCAAGATTCTGTCCCAGCCCTCCATCTCCACCCTGGACGCCGAGACCATCGGGGCCATCCTCGGCTACATCAACGGGCTGTACACGGTTTACGCCAACCTCTTCGTCTACGACGAGCGCGGCCGCATCCTGGCCGTGTCCGATCCGGGCGAGTCGCGCATCGTCGGCAACGCCCTGTCCGACGACCTGAGCCGCGTGACCCTGTCCCTGAAGGGGTCCCAGGACTATGCGGTCTCGCCCTTCGAGGCCACCAGCCTCTACGGCGGGCGGCACACCTACATCTACGGCGCGGCCATCACGGACATCGCGCGGCCCGAACGGGTGGTCGGCGGCATCGGCATCGTCTTCGACTCCGAGCCGCAGTTCCGGGAGATGCTTATGGACTCCCTGCCGCGCAGCGAGCGGGGCGACGTGCTCGAGGGGTGCTTCGGCGTGTTCGCCGACCGCAAGGGCAAGGTCATCAGCTGCACCAGCCCACGGTTCGAGGTGGGCGGGACCCTGGGCGTGGACACCGGCTTCTCCTGCCTAGCCCGGGGCGAGGGCGGCTCCCGGATCATCGAGTTCGACGGCTCCTACTACGCGGTCGGGGCCCGGTGCAGCGCGGGCTACCGCGAGTACAAGGTGGACGACGGCTACAAGAACGACGTCATCGCCATGGTCTTCGAGCCCCTGGCCGAGGTCTCGGAGCGGAGCCGGACCGTGGTCCGCCGCCGCGAGATCGGCATGGGCGTGAGCCACAAGCGGGCCACGGGCGCGGACTGCATCGAGCTGGCCACCTTCTACATCGGCGACAAGTGGCTGGGCATCAACGCGATCCACGTGGACGAGGCGGTCACCCCGAGCGGGCTGACCACCATGCCGGGCACGCCGGACTACGTCATCGGCAAGTTCGTGCACAACGACGAGCTGATCACGGTCATCGACATCCGCACCCAGCTGCGCCTGCCCTCGGTCCGGTTCGACCCCAAGGCCCCCATCGTGGTGGTCCGGGCCGACAACGCCAACATCGGCATCGTGGTCGACGCCCTTGGCGAGATTCCGGAGATTTGCATGGACCGCGTGGACCGGGCCAGTTCGGTGCTGGATTCGCAGAAGGGGTACGTGGACTGCATCATCAAGCCCGAGCTGCACAGCGAGCAGAAGGATTTGCTGGTGGTCATCGATCCCACCCGGCTGGTCAAGGCCCTGATCTGCGGGCTCAAGGACGACGAGGCTGACGCAGGGCGGCCAAAGCCCCCCGCAGGGTCACCGCGCCGATGACCAGAACCCCGCCCGCCACGGCCCACGGGCCGGGCAATTCGCCGTAGCCCACGGCCACGAACACGGGGTTGAGGATGGGTTCGAGCATCATGATCAGGATGGCCTCCAGGGCCCCGAGCCGTTTGATGGCCCAGGTGTACAGGGCCAGGGACACGCCCTGCTGGATCACGCCGAGGTAGAGCAGGCCGAGCCAGCCGCCGGGGGAGGGCGGCGCGCCGAACAGGAAGGGCAGCCCGGCCAGGGCGGTCAGGCCGTGCCCGAGGATGACCGACTCCACGGGCGAGGCGTCCTTCTGGGCGCGCATGCACAGGGTGAAGGCGGCGTAGGACAGCCCGGTGCCCACGGCCAGGAGGTTGCCCCACAGCCCGGTGGGCGAGAGCCGGTCCATGAAGAACAGGGCCATGCCGCCCACGGTCACGGCGATGAACACCCAGTCGGACCGGCGCGTTTTTTCCCCGAGCAGCCAGGGCGCGAACAGGGCCACGTAGACCGGCGCGGTGTAGGCCAGCAGGATGGCGTTGGCCGAGGTGGTCAGCTTGGTGGCCGCCACGTTGGTGATCAGCAGCCCGGCATAGCCCAGGGCCGCCCCCCACTGCACGGCCGAGAAACGGAAGGTCAGCCGCCCCCGGAACAGCACGGCCAGCGTGGCTGCGGCCAGGCCGCTGCGCACCCCGGTGATGGCCATGGGATGCCACTGCACCAGCTTGATGGCCAGCCCCCCGGAGCTCCAGATGAGCGCCGTGGCCGCCATAAGCAGTATGGCCCTGGTCTTGTCGGTCATGGTCGTTCCTTGGTGCAGGAAAAACCCGTGCGCGACAAGCGGGAAATGCAGGGAACCGACCGAAATCCTTTTTGAAGCGTCGGCTCGGTTGGACTCGGTCAGTAGGTCGTGGAGCGCGTCGCCTCGGTGTAGGGCGCGCCCGAGGCGTACAGGGCCAGGCGGTGCTCCATCTCTGCTGTGAGCTCCGCCGGGAATCCCTCGATCTTGCGCGCCTGTTCGATGAGTTGTCGCTCCAGGGAGGCGGCCTCGTCGAACCGGCCGTTGCGGGCAAGGGCGGCGGCGTGGGTGTCCAGCGTCCCCAGGTCGGCCGACAGGGAACAGGCCTTGCGGGAGAACTCCAGGGCCCGCTTGCCGTCCCGGACGGAGTCGTCGACGCAGGTGGCGAGAATCCAGGCCATGTTGCTGTAGGATTGATAGTCCCCGGGATTTACGCGCACGGCCGAGGCGTAGCGGTCCAGGGCCTGACGCCACTGTCCCAGGTCCTGGTACGTGACGCCCATGTTGAACAGGGCCGAGGCGCGCACTCTGGGGGCCGGGTTTTGGTCCAGGCATTGCTCGTACAGCCGCAATTCCTCGGCCGGGTCGCCGTCGGGCGCGGTGGACAGGGCCTCGGCCTCCCGACATACCCGGGGGATGTCCTGAGCAACGGCCCAGGACGGCAACAGCAATGTCAGGCACAGGATCAATAGCTTCATGGCGACCACGTCGAGTTGTGATGACCCGTTTTCCCAAGGGGATACCATCCCGCAGGCCCTCCCGGCAACACCCCAGGCCTTCCCGTCGCCACTCCCTTGAGCGATTCGGCCGCCGCTGGCGCGCGACAGCGGCCCTCGACGCATCGGGAGCCCGCATTCCGCGCCGCCGCCCGGTCGGCTTTCCGCCGACCAACGAAAAGGGGAGGCTGCTCGCGCAACCTCCCCTTGAATGGTCAGTCGAAAACCGACCGGCGGACTTACTTCATGTCCTGACCGGAAGCGGCCTTCTGCATTTTGACCTCGACCTTTTCGGTCAGGCCTTCGTAGTATTCGCGCAGGATGACCAGGACTTCGTCACGCCCGAAGTGATCCGGAACCTCGGCGCCTTCGGACAGGGCCTTGCGCAGCTTGGTGCCGGACAGGATGACGCGGTCTTCCTTGGTGTGCGGGCAGGTGCGCATGGAGGCCATGCCGTCGCACTTGTAGCAGTAGAAGGTCCAGTCGATCTTCATCGGCTGGCAGAGCAGGGCCTTGCCGGGCTCGGGGCAGGCTTCCTTGGCGTAGGGGATGCGATCGAAGATCTCCTGGGCCTCGAACAGGCCGTAGAAGTCGCCGACGCCGGCGTGGTCACGGCCGATCAGCATGTTGTTGATGCCGTAGTTCTGGCGGAAGGTGGCGTGCAGCAGACCTTCGCGGGGACCGGCGTAACGCATGTCGAGGGGGTAACCGGCGTTGATGACGTTGTCGGCCACGAAGTAGCCGTCGATCAGGGTCTGGATGCACTTGATGCGCACGCTGCCCGGAATGTCGCCCGGCTTCAGGTTGCCGATCAGGGAGTGGATGACGCAGCCGTCACACACTTCGATGGCGATCTTGGCCAGGAACTCGTGGGAGCGGTGCATGGGGTTGCGCAGCTGGAGAGCGGCGACCTTGGACCAGCCGCGTTTTTCCATCTCGGCGCGGATCTGGGCGGGGGTCAGGTAGACGCCCGGGAAACGCTTGGCGTAGTCGCCCTCGGACAGGACCTTGACGGGACCGGCCAGGTTGTACTTGCCCTGAGCCATGACCATCTGGACGCCGGGGTGATCTTCCATGGCGACTTCCCAGAACTTGTCGTCGGCGGAATCTTCGCCCTGGCCCTTGTAGACCAGTTCGCATTCCCACTTCTTGTCGGCTTCGGTCATCTCGTACTTTTCTTCGATCTTCATGGTCGCGTAGACGATGCCGTCCTTGGCCTTCAGGGCCACCTCGTCACCAACCTTGACGTCATCGTCATTGGTGTCGAGGGTGATGGGGACGGGCCAGAAGGTGCCGTCGGCCATGAGGAACTTTTCGCAGACGCCGGCCCAGTCGGCCTTCTTCATGAAGCCGTTCAGCGGAGAGAAGCCGCCGATACCCATCATGATCAGGTCGCCCTTGGCGCGGTCGGAAATGTCGATGGTCTTCAGGCCAGCAGCCTTTTTGACTTCAGCTTCCAGCGCTGCGCCTTCGAGCAGACAGCAAACGAGACCTTTACCACCGTGAGGTGCTACGAGGTTGGACA
Proteins encoded:
- a CDS encoding aconitate hydratase; this encodes MGKNITRKIIEQHLVSGEMVPGREVGLRIDQTLTQDATGTMAWLQYEAIGIGRVRTDLSVSYVDHNTLQMGFRNPDDHRFLRTVAAKSGAVFSPAGTGICHQLHLENFAKPGATLIGSDSHTPTAGGIGAMAMGAGGLSVALAMAGEPYFIPMPKVVKVELTGELTGWTQGKDVILELLRRLTVKGGVGKVFEYAGPGVASLSVPDRATITNMGAELGATTSIFPSDETTRDFLTKMGRADDWTELVADPDAEYDEIITIDLSALEPLVAQPHMPDQVCRVKDLAGKKIDQVAIGSCTNSSYSDLKNTAQILAGHVTPPETDLMISPGSKQVLKMLSREGLIEPLLDAGARLLECSCGPCIGMGGSPISAGVSVRTFNRNFEGRSGTQDGQIFLVSAQTAARLALDGEFTDPAGWGPAPERVTLPEDVPSIRELFVFPPEDGSAVEVLRGPNIVALEDFEPLPETVEAKVLLKVGDNITTDHILPAGAQITALRSNIPAISQYIFSRVDEGFVARMKEHGKGVILGGENYGQGSSREHAALGPRHLGVKAVVVKSLARIHRANLINFGILPLLLVDPADYDKLEQGTDLTIPASEITPGGTVNMVAGNGVTVPVTNDLTEKELQIIQAGGLLNAVREGKS
- a CDS encoding chorismate mutase, whose amino-acid sequence is MIKIRKEDGPLEDRPRRDAEGVSDESPRNGADRPRRDDRRPPRKFDKRGPGRGPRRDNRDFFGRRPEPPVQDDDGPSKAEIVTGQRCNDIAEIDDQILGLLEKRAFLIRKEGAWRKSRQKSLVDPQLEKLLRAAFDRSAGRLGLDAKLTKQLFTLLNQFSLADARKKFEGEGYKLAPRVEPISAGLKGPRSFRYTRMLLAMAASSGASATLSPVTMNAPNKDLAKALKQVDAPIHWDDDFIRNDGGRTLEFEGKMVFVGEDKFNFYMLLCLALGHAGRCKFTGKPSLQLLDAASLNKVLPSLGARLVPMNPNNPGLPVRLECGGAMDESVTLPGNVDPDFAAALTLAAWSFPGGLTIKGLTREARDRVAESVAVLKACSIKADLAKDSVSVSDGVPVIEAQPQLPLSVPLNAMLLALPALSGGRINVEGAWPRNEQADRVLDQLKALGLRIDVATENIVATMEGELPASADIPLGASPDLMPMALALALKVGDARLSGADNDVAVELLDRMGASYEIDGDVIALKPGRPGWEGTWFSPDPLWSMGCALAAFAVPGIVLENHGEVTATWPEFWNFYNSLPTGKMKPKPEREQKDDTRRRIKIR
- a CDS encoding glycine zipper domain-containing protein, with product MRKVLIAALLTCFVAAGYGCAANKAQQGATVGGLAGATIGALTFKNKLLGAAVGAGVGTLVGYIAGNEWDKRDEAEVQKTLETGRSDEPHTWTNPDTGASYAATPTPPYMSENKVYRDVYIKDQKDGDTIMAKAWRDDKGVWHLKQ
- a CDS encoding chemotaxis protein CheW, with the translated sequence MGTSDTLQYKDVEIPATLAGLINHMADVEGYREELHNLGNQWDLLTILGQMSGTGTDMTGTRQGFLRLTSELLSQLGLETLKKTTQELAGKAQVAVDIVIRNLFERTADIGFLATDDDIREFLRTAADLNGQLAEAAPGSEAERELADLLAGHVDRLVARFREYVAKYTVYFNIILMDTEGNVLAQLDRDNDIRHSADPLVAESLTTAAEYVEVFRESDLLAGRGDSLLYAYRVAETNEADSAPLGVLCLCFRFQNEMEGVFRNLGSEGDWSVMTLLDRTGRVIASSDAYHVPLGAVLDFDVEAKFTITRFAGRQYLAKTCATKGYQGFFGLGWYGHVMIPLEHAFNQSGSAGLRQQVDQAILEAVMNDPRLFSEKLRSIPVQAENIQRELERTVWNGNVRESDAQSKVLLWNISDAGARTKMVFEQSIGNLHETVVSGILNDVEFQAALAVDIMDRNLYERANDCRWWALTSAFRKILSQPSISTLDAETIGAILGYINGLYTVYANLFVYDERGRILAVSDPGESRIVGNALSDDLSRVTLSLKGSQDYAVSPFEATSLYGGRHTYIYGAAITDIARPERVVGGIGIVFDSEPQFREMLMDSLPRSERGDVLEGCFGVFADRKGKVISCTSPRFEVGGTLGVDTGFSCLARGEGGSRIIEFDGSYYAVGARCSAGYREYKVDDGYKNDVIAMVFEPLAEVSERSRTVVRRREIGMGVSHKRATGADCIELATFYIGDKWLGINAIHVDEAVTPSGLTTMPGTPDYVIGKFVHNDELITVIDIRTQLRLPSVRFDPKAPIVVVRADNANIGIVVDALGEIPEICMDRVDRASSVLDSQKGYVDCIIKPELHSEQKDLLVVIDPTRLVKALICGLKDDEADAGRPKPPAGSPRR
- a CDS encoding DMT family transporter, with protein sequence MTDKTRAILLMAATALIWSSGGLAIKLVQWHPMAITGVRSGLAAATLAVLFRGRLTFRFSAVQWGAALGYAGLLITNVAATKLTTSANAILLAYTAPVYVALFAPWLLGEKTRRSDWVFIAVTVGGMALFFMDRLSPTGLWGNLLAVGTGLSYAAFTLCMRAQKDASPVESVILGHGLTALAGLPFLFGAPPSPGGWLGLLYLGVIQQGVSLALYTWAIKRLGALEAILIMMLEPILNPVFVAVGYGELPGPWAVAGGVLVIGAVTLRGALAALRQPRRP
- a CDS encoding tetratricopeptide repeat protein produces the protein MKLLILCLTLLLPSWAVAQDIPRVCREAEALSTAPDGDPAEELRLYEQCLDQNPAPRVRASALFNMGVTYQDLGQWRQALDRYASAVRVNPGDYQSYSNMAWILATCVDDSVRDGKRALEFSRKACSLSADLGTLDTHAAALARNGRFDEAASLERQLIEQARKIEGFPAELTAEMEHRLALYASGAPYTEATRSTTY
- the sat gene encoding sulfate adenylyltransferase — protein: MSNLVAPHGGKGLVCCLLEGAALEAEVKKAAGLKTIDISDRAKGDLIMMGIGGFSPLNGFMKKADWAGVCEKFLMADGTFWPVPITLDTNDDDVKVGDEVALKAKDGIVYATMKIEEKYEMTEADKKWECELVYKGQGEDSADDKFWEVAMEDHPGVQMVMAQGKYNLAGPVKVLSEGDYAKRFPGVYLTPAQIRAEMEKRGWSKVAALQLRNPMHRSHEFLAKIAIEVCDGCVIHSLIGNLKPGDIPGSVRIKCIQTLIDGYFVADNVINAGYPLDMRYAGPREGLLHATFRQNYGINNMLIGRDHAGVGDFYGLFEAQEIFDRIPYAKEACPEPGKALLCQPMKIDWTFYCYKCDGMASMRTCPHTKEDRVILSGTKLRKALSEGAEVPDHFGRDEVLVILREYYEGLTEKVEVKMQKAASGQDMK